In the Mauremys reevesii isolate NIE-2019 unplaced genomic scaffold, ASM1616193v1 Contig42, whole genome shotgun sequence genome, one interval contains:
- the LOC120394217 gene encoding olfactory receptor 52R1-like — protein MSDSNTTDFTNPSIFILLGIPGLEMTHVWISIPFCTIYTIAILGNITILLIVKMEPNLHGPMYYFLCMLAVTDLVLSTSILPKTLSIFWFSYREIDFSACFIQMYFIHCFSVIESGIFVAMAFDRYVAICDPLRHSTILTNPVVAKIGLAVMLRGIVLILPYPFLGTRWPYCRTNIIPHSYCEHIAVVKLACADISISSYYGLFVAFLVRGLDMIFIAVSYTQILRAIFSLPTKDARLKTFGTCSSHLCVILAFYIPGLFSFLTHRFGHNVPLHFHILMANVYLLVPPMLNPIIYGVRTRQIRDRLLWLFTHKGT, from the coding sequence atgtcagattccaacaccaccgacttcaccaacccctccatcttcatcctgctgggcattcctggcctggagatgacccatgtctggatctccatccccttctgcaccatatACActatagccatcttggggaacatCACCATTCTGTTAATTGTGAAGATGGAGCCAAacctccatgggcccatgtactatttcctctgcatgctggccgtcaCGGATCTGGTCCTGTCCACGTCCATTCTGCCCAAAacactgagcatcttctggttcagttACAGGGAGATTGATTTCAGTGCGTGCTTCatccagatgtacttcattcactgcttctcagtGATAGAATCTGGGATcttcgtggccatggcttttgatcgctacgtcgctatctgtgatcccctgagacattccaccatcctgacaaatcCTGTGGTGGCCAAGATCGGTCTGGCTGTGATGCTGCGTGGAATCGTGCTCATactgccctatcccttcctgggcacacggtggccatattgcagaaccaacatcatcccgcACTCGTACTGTGAGCACATagccgtggtgaagctggcctgcgctgacatcagcatcagtagttactatggcctcTTTGTGGCATTCTTGGTGAGGGGTCTGGATATGATTTTTATCGCTGTGTCCTACACCCAGATCCTGAGAGCCattttcagcctccccacaaaggacgcccggcttaagacttttgggacctgcagctcccacctctgtgtcattttagccttttacatcccaggtctcttctccttcctcacgcaccggtttggccacaatgtgcccctgcatttccacaTTCTCATGGCCAACGTGTacctcctggtgccccccatgctgaaccccatcatctacggggtgagAACCAggcagatccgggacaggctgctctggctctttactcataaaggaaCCTAA
- the LOC120394195 gene encoding LOW QUALITY PROTEIN: olfactory receptor 52R1-like (The sequence of the model RefSeq protein was modified relative to this genomic sequence to represent the inferred CDS: inserted 1 base in 1 codon) has product MSDSNKTDFTNPSTFILLGIPGLEAAHVWISIAFCTMYIIAXLGNFTILFIVRTEPSLHGPMYYFLCMLAISDLVLTTSTLPKLLIIFWFNSREIEFSACLTQLFFVHCFSGIESGIFVAMALDRYVAICDPLRHSTILTNLMVAKIGLAVVLRSVILALPYPFLARRWPYCRTNIIPHTHCEHMPVVKLACADTRISNYYGLFALSFRVGLDLFFITVSYIQILRAIFSLPTKDARLKTFGTCSSHLCAISAFYIPGLFSSLSYRFGHNVPLHFHILLANVYLLLPPMLNPIIYGVRTKQIRDRLLRLFTHKGT; this is encoded by the exons atgtcagattccaacaaaaccgacttcaccaacccctccaccttcatcctgctgggcattcctggcctggaggcagcccacGTCTGGATCTCCATCGCCTTCTGTACCATGTACATCATAG ATCttgggaacttcaccatcctgttcatcgtgaggacggagccgagcctccatgggcccatgtactatttcctctgcatgctggccatcagtGACCTGGTCCTGACTACATCTACCCTCCCCAAACTGCTGATCATCTTCTGGTTTAATTCAAGGGAGATAGAATTCAGTGCCTGCCTTACCCAGCTCTTCTTTGTTCACTGCTTCTCAGGGATTGAGTCTGGGATcttcgtggccatggctttggatcgctacgtggccatctgtgatcccctgagacattccaccatcctgacaaatcTCATGGTGGCCAAGATcggcctggccgtggtgctgcgcagTGTCATACTCGCAttgccctatcccttcctggcgaggcggtggccatattgcagaaccaacatcatcccccacacgCACTGTGAGCATATGCCCGTGGtcaagctggcctgcgccgacaCCCGCATCAGTAATTACTACGGCCTCTTTGCACTATCCTTTAGGGTTGGTCTGGATTTGTTTTTTATCACTgtgtcctatatccagatcctcagggccatcttcagcctccccacaaaggacgcccggctcaagacttttgggacctgcagctcccacctctgtgccatcTCAGCCTTCTACATCCCAGGTCTCTtctcctctctttcatacaggTTTGGGcacaatgtgcccctgcatttccacaTTCTCCTTGCCAACGTGTACTTATTGTTGCCCCCCAtgttaaaccccatcatctatggggtgaggaccaaacagatccgggacaggctgctccggctctttactcataaagggacctaa